A stretch of Hydrogenothermus marinus DNA encodes these proteins:
- a CDS encoding PhoH family protein: protein MEKLSTYYQKGHFLSSNDVKNMALGYKLQLEQNSEPLFDGKAILYSHRRKPIMPKTPTQKMYVETINKNDITFGIGPAGTGKTYLAMAVAVSYLKQQKVNRIILTRPAVEAGEKLGFLPGSLTEKVDPYLRPLYDALYDMVDSAKVNDMIEKNIIEVAPLAFMRGRTLNDAFIILDEAQNTTREQMKMFLTRIGFGSKAVITGDITQIDLPKVSSSGLVEAMKVLKDIEGIGFVKFTEKDVVRHPVVQRIIQAYDKYQEQNEQNNN from the coding sequence ATGGAAAAATTATCTACTTATTATCAAAAAGGACATTTTTTATCTTCTAATGATGTAAAAAATATGGCACTTGGATATAAATTACAGCTTGAGCAAAACTCAGAGCCTTTATTTGATGGAAAAGCTATATTATATAGCCACAGAAGAAAACCTATAATGCCAAAAACACCTACCCAAAAAATGTATGTAGAAACTATAAATAAAAATGATATTACTTTTGGAATTGGACCAGCAGGGACAGGTAAAACTTATTTAGCAATGGCAGTTGCAGTTTCATATTTAAAACAACAAAAAGTAAATAGAATTATATTAACAAGACCTGCAGTAGAAGCAGGTGAAAAACTTGGATTTTTGCCAGGTAGTTTAACAGAAAAAGTTGACCCATATTTAAGACCTTTATATGATGCCCTTTATGATATGGTAGATTCAGCAAAAGTAAATGATATGATAGAAAAAAATATAATAGAAGTTGCACCTCTTGCATTTATGAGAGGAAGAACCTTAAATGATGCTTTCATTATCCTTGATGAAGCTCAAAACACAACAAGAGAACAGATGAAAATGTTTTTAACAAGAATTGGTTTTGGTTCAAAAGCAGTAATTACAGGAGATATTACCCAGATAGATCTTCCAAAAGTTTCAAGTTCTGGACTTGTTGAAGCTATGAAAGTTTTAAAAGATATAGAAGGAATTGGATTTGTAAAATTTACAGAAAAAGATGTAGTAAGACATCCAGTTGTTCAAAGAATAATACAAGCTTACGATAAATATCAGGAACAAAATGAACAAAATAATAATTGA